Proteins from one Erysipelothrix larvae genomic window:
- a CDS encoding Cna B-type domain-containing protein, producing the protein MVQRIKHILICLVVIFLGFSTIYAEAEISSLQSGIWDPRELWLDRALSSVSVSVDGHDYELSDNDTLHLDYDSIENATVSMIYHFDLEHRSDDYPFETDNIPTDATFQFKIPDGLVPNSYATKDIMINDDGTLVVVGSFTLSEDGMVTLTFNDNINNYSERYAELYIDFSFDKSYVNEEETVEINIPFSEDAPYTITLDFSEDLENVDTKTGETGVYSGDTFIPTTVRPTHANWSILINTDKQSLKDVVVTDTLSNGQTIESIDDIVITQIKKNLNGDKTKTIIDASDLITLNAHGFVLALGDIEDIYLIEYTTKLDQGDRGTSSTLNNSATVESTTTSKETLDADPIHVNWGSINPTITKTGALKKDGSGNTIYDTIVWTIHYNYDEDALGNVILHDILSHGSVNPSTLRIEELTFNSLGNVITRTVVTDYTLSVSETNPTESTLTIQNSNGKAYDITFESSVPLGYEGKVINTVDDENPLTEGASGSVNVNTIPTGTKVANQKIENGIPYIAWTITINPQKINVGTISLVDLYNSNYFNLVDGSFVLTRNNVTLNSNQYTIDTNYVHTSNDALNGQHGFKLTLNNAGAATYVLKYRTTYTDLGIQQPQVANDAKIFFYAPDGDSGNGTGTPSGETGILEATITGPKAGISKDGRFLYDETIAQGDQYIEWTVKFNSSRLILKNAVLTDTINANLSFINYSTTKHLKISYRNSANVEIELVEGVDYTLNWNLNSKVFVLSFTHDTLATEYTIVYITSAPVDNVTTNNTVSLTWHGATESTSKTLNPRELTATKTSNVRTEGTNRYIDWTITFNSQKNVIKNLVFTDTMQPLTSTIVPPVQLYEVNGQVETLVPTSLYTISNHDTSDSGYSGPGFVLTIPKTNPVVYRIKYTTKLAPKDELVDTINKLTYAYTGHPTPSQTTNTVSKRTLQIDKNAIQILNKDSLVLAREIEWQVVVNSGLMNLVNPVYSDTANTDQKILANTIVIERLTSSGYVNITNSLTLSTSDQTFSVDLPDGPYQYRVTYRSEIIEYPYRKFQGYESQEGYFNLAIITDNLDEENKIIARDFATIKYYQNNQNNNPSKSGVQNEQTDIIDWNVTLNPDRQPIKDGTIFDQLGNDNTTSLHHFIKESLVVWLVTPTGEAVEVSPDNYVITYSDAPLKSFTLTFKDFTLDVGGTTYTESKNQINNTYKLTYQTELDVSVKGIITVVNNAGIRGYSNYSWTETVRKEVRTEKWYIGTASDGSKVPLSIQKNDSLSNKPIANVEFTLQRVNGVNNTVTNTYASLITDENGLITTNVRAGRYLIKEIKTPTGYVSLPSNLDLKLIIERDANGATQIILNDATWMSNNPALTSVNGQLVITNDRLVGSVNATKRWNNLNAPTAPNNPTIWLQLWRTDSNNVTEKVPNEAVKKLVSGVETVTWTNILLYDENVEAYTFFVKEVDADGNLWTPNGYTTTTNGLTLTNTYDSPTISIPVTKAWIDYANKLSTRPSTVSVNAVNTKTNQVLGTLVLSAPLWSGTFTSLPKYDKAGELISYTLKESTPTGYSDSLSGTMDGFELTNTYTHQVQVDGTKVWDDDNNRDGLRPESIEVTLYVQSLENDEIVSLPLETKTVTPDDSGNWTFSFTGLPYGPETNPFVYTVGESEVHEYIAVVTQDDQTLTMTITNTHTPQSTQVDVTKVWVDDDDYDALRDDVVIRLLEDGVFKGKTITLTNDTHWMGSFENLDKFKPGSVGVEVVYTLEEVSLDGYDSTITGTQHDGFVVTNTHKPEETTISVTKTWVDDDNYDALREAVEITLYKDGQPTDQTRILSEENNWTASFDHLYLYEPGGQMQPVVYTVVETSVTGYTNDVTKTSSDQFNVTNTHTPDKTQVVVSKVWDDDDDYDALREAVEITLYKDGQPTDQTRILSEENNWTASFDDLYLYRPGGQHERIEYTVKETDLDGYLYDITGSHDDGYKVTNVHMPEKTSVTVSKTWVDDDDYDALRHGVEVTLYADGEATGETRILSQETNWMASFDNLYLYRPGGNHEQILYTVNETEVEGYTSEITGSQETGYVITNTHTPLKTSVPVSKVWVDEDNRDALRHAVEVTLYADGEATHQTLIVSDENNWTVTFDDLYLYKPGGNQELISYTVEETQIEGYSAGITGSQEAGYVITNTHIPEKTQVSITKVWDDDANRDNLRTAVEITLLIDGKVSDQTVMLSQENNWTASFDDLYLYRPGGDHQRYQYTVIETPLEGYTSTITGSVDQGYVITNTHIPQT; encoded by the coding sequence GTGGTACAACGAATAAAGCATATTCTGATTTGTTTAGTTGTTATATTTTTGGGATTCAGCACAATCTATGCAGAAGCTGAAATATCCTCGCTACAATCTGGAATATGGGACCCCCGTGAGCTATGGCTTGATCGAGCCTTGTCATCAGTGAGTGTCAGTGTCGATGGTCATGACTACGAGTTATCCGACAACGACACCCTCCATCTTGACTATGATTCAATCGAGAATGCAACTGTATCCATGATTTATCACTTCGATTTAGAACATCGATCGGATGATTACCCTTTCGAGACTGATAACATTCCGACGGATGCAACATTCCAATTCAAAATCCCAGATGGCTTAGTGCCAAACAGTTATGCTACAAAGGATATTATGATTAACGATGATGGCACCTTAGTTGTTGTTGGAAGCTTCACCTTGAGTGAAGATGGTATGGTAACCTTGACGTTCAACGATAACATCAACAACTACTCAGAACGCTACGCAGAACTGTACATTGATTTCTCCTTTGATAAATCTTATGTCAACGAAGAAGAAACAGTAGAGATTAACATTCCATTTTCAGAAGATGCACCTTATACCATCACCCTCGATTTCTCTGAAGACTTAGAAAACGTCGATACCAAAACGGGTGAAACAGGTGTTTATAGTGGGGATACCTTTATTCCAACCACTGTAAGACCTACCCATGCAAATTGGTCGATTCTGATTAATACCGATAAGCAATCCCTTAAGGATGTCGTGGTAACCGATACCTTATCAAATGGACAAACCATTGAATCCATTGATGACATCGTGATCACTCAAATTAAAAAGAATTTAAATGGTGATAAAACTAAAACCATCATCGATGCCTCAGATCTCATTACCCTCAATGCTCATGGGTTTGTTTTGGCATTGGGTGATATTGAAGATATCTACCTAATTGAATACACCACAAAACTTGATCAAGGAGATCGTGGAACAAGTTCAACCCTTAACAACAGCGCAACGGTTGAGAGCACAACCACATCAAAAGAAACACTTGACGCTGATCCAATTCATGTGAATTGGGGAAGCATCAATCCAACAATCACAAAAACCGGAGCCCTAAAAAAAGATGGGTCAGGCAATACAATCTACGATACCATCGTATGGACCATTCACTACAACTATGATGAGGATGCACTGGGTAATGTCATATTACACGATATTTTAAGTCATGGCAGTGTTAATCCAAGTACCCTACGGATTGAAGAACTTACGTTCAACAGCCTTGGAAACGTCATCACAAGAACTGTTGTGACTGATTATACACTTTCAGTGAGCGAAACCAACCCAACAGAGTCTACCCTAACCATTCAGAACTCAAATGGCAAAGCCTATGATATTACCTTTGAATCCAGTGTTCCACTGGGCTATGAAGGCAAAGTCATCAACACAGTCGATGATGAAAACCCACTAACTGAAGGCGCAAGTGGTAGTGTAAATGTGAACACGATTCCTACGGGTACTAAAGTTGCGAATCAAAAGATTGAAAATGGCATTCCTTACATTGCATGGACCATCACCATTAATCCACAAAAAATTAATGTTGGAACCATCAGCCTTGTCGATCTTTATAATTCCAATTACTTCAACCTTGTCGATGGATCGTTTGTTTTGACACGCAATAATGTCACCCTCAATTCTAACCAATATACCATCGATACAAACTATGTGCATACATCAAATGATGCCCTTAATGGACAACATGGTTTTAAACTGACCCTGAATAATGCCGGTGCAGCAACCTATGTTTTAAAATATAGAACCACCTATACTGACCTTGGAATCCAACAGCCACAGGTTGCGAATGATGCGAAGATCTTCTTCTATGCACCAGATGGAGACAGTGGAAATGGAACGGGCACACCTTCTGGGGAAACGGGAATCCTAGAAGCAACCATTACAGGTCCAAAAGCTGGGATTTCGAAAGATGGTCGTTTCTTATACGATGAAACCATTGCTCAAGGGGACCAATATATCGAATGGACTGTGAAATTCAATTCAAGCCGTCTTATTTTAAAAAATGCAGTGTTAACGGATACCATTAACGCCAACCTTTCATTCATCAACTACAGCACAACCAAACATCTTAAGATATCCTATCGAAACAGTGCAAATGTTGAAATTGAATTGGTTGAAGGTGTTGACTATACCCTCAATTGGAATCTAAACAGCAAAGTGTTCGTACTCAGTTTTACACACGATACACTGGCTACAGAATATACCATCGTGTACATCACAAGTGCACCGGTTGATAATGTCACAACCAATAATACTGTGTCCTTAACGTGGCATGGTGCTACTGAAAGTACCTCAAAAACCTTAAACCCTCGTGAACTTACCGCAACGAAAACATCCAATGTTCGAACTGAAGGGACCAATCGCTACATTGATTGGACAATCACCTTTAACTCACAAAAAAATGTGATCAAAAACCTGGTGTTTACAGACACGATGCAACCCCTCACTTCAACAATTGTCCCACCCGTCCAACTTTATGAAGTAAACGGTCAAGTTGAAACGCTGGTACCCACTTCATTGTACACAATATCCAATCACGACACATCTGATAGTGGGTATAGTGGTCCTGGATTTGTCCTTACAATCCCTAAAACAAACCCCGTTGTGTATCGGATTAAATACACTACAAAGCTTGCTCCTAAAGATGAACTTGTCGACACAATCAATAAGTTGACATACGCATATACTGGACACCCAACACCAAGTCAAACAACCAATACCGTCAGTAAGCGCACCCTTCAAATTGACAAGAATGCAATTCAAATTCTCAATAAAGACTCCCTTGTCTTAGCACGTGAAATAGAGTGGCAAGTTGTTGTGAATTCAGGCTTGATGAACCTGGTGAATCCTGTTTATAGCGATACTGCAAACACTGACCAAAAAATCTTAGCCAATACGATTGTGATTGAACGCTTAACCAGTTCGGGTTATGTTAACATTACCAACTCACTCACACTCAGCACCTCCGACCAAACGTTCAGTGTTGATCTTCCCGATGGGCCTTACCAATACAGAGTGACTTACCGCAGTGAAATCATTGAATATCCATACCGTAAATTTCAGGGTTATGAATCTCAAGAGGGATATTTTAACCTTGCGATCATTACTGACAATCTCGATGAAGAAAACAAAATCATCGCGCGTGATTTTGCAACCATAAAATATTACCAAAATAACCAAAACAACAATCCTTCAAAATCGGGTGTTCAAAATGAACAAACCGATATCATTGATTGGAATGTTACCCTTAATCCAGATCGTCAACCAATTAAAGACGGGACAATCTTTGATCAACTTGGAAATGATAACACAACCAGTCTTCACCACTTTATTAAAGAATCCCTTGTTGTTTGGTTGGTTACACCAACGGGTGAAGCTGTTGAAGTTTCCCCAGACAATTATGTCATTACCTATAGCGATGCACCCCTCAAGTCATTCACCCTAACCTTCAAAGACTTCACACTTGATGTTGGGGGAACAACCTATACTGAAAGCAAAAACCAAATCAATAACACGTATAAATTGACCTACCAAACTGAACTTGATGTCAGTGTGAAAGGCATTATCACAGTAGTCAACAATGCAGGAATTCGTGGTTATTCCAACTACTCATGGACTGAAACTGTCCGTAAAGAAGTACGCACAGAAAAATGGTATATTGGAACGGCAAGCGATGGGTCTAAGGTACCCCTCAGCATTCAAAAAAATGACAGCTTAAGCAATAAACCGATTGCGAATGTGGAATTTACACTCCAACGCGTGAACGGTGTAAACAACACCGTAACCAACACCTATGCATCACTGATTACGGATGAAAACGGGCTAATCACAACCAACGTACGTGCTGGGCGTTATCTTATCAAAGAAATCAAGACACCAACCGGGTATGTATCCCTTCCATCCAATCTTGATCTTAAACTTATCATTGAACGGGACGCAAATGGTGCAACACAAATCATTTTAAATGATGCAACGTGGATGTCAAACAACCCTGCACTCACCAGTGTCAACGGTCAATTGGTGATTACCAATGATCGCCTTGTTGGCAGTGTCAATGCCACAAAACGTTGGAACAACCTAAATGCACCAACGGCACCAAACAATCCAACCATCTGGTTACAACTGTGGCGTACTGACTCAAACAATGTGACTGAAAAAGTCCCTAATGAAGCTGTTAAAAAACTCGTGAGTGGTGTTGAAACGGTAACTTGGACCAATATTCTACTTTACGATGAGAATGTTGAAGCGTATACATTCTTTGTGAAAGAAGTGGATGCAGATGGGAATCTTTGGACACCAAATGGTTATACCACCACTACAAATGGGCTTACACTGACCAATACCTATGATTCCCCAACCATCAGTATTCCCGTAACAAAAGCTTGGATAGACTACGCGAACAAATTGAGCACACGCCCATCAACAGTGAGTGTGAATGCAGTAAATACCAAAACCAATCAAGTATTAGGAACCCTTGTTCTGAGTGCACCTTTGTGGAGTGGCACCTTTACATCCCTTCCAAAATACGATAAGGCGGGCGAACTTATCTCCTATACACTCAAAGAAAGCACACCAACTGGATACAGTGATTCCTTGAGTGGAACGATGGATGGCTTTGAATTGACCAACACATACACCCATCAAGTCCAAGTCGATGGGACAAAAGTGTGGGATGATGACAACAATCGCGATGGCCTTCGCCCTGAATCCATTGAAGTCACACTGTATGTCCAATCCCTTGAAAATGATGAGATTGTTTCACTTCCACTCGAAACAAAAACCGTAACACCTGACGACTCAGGAAACTGGACCTTTAGCTTTACAGGGCTTCCTTATGGTCCTGAAACAAACCCATTTGTTTATACCGTTGGTGAATCTGAGGTTCATGAATACATCGCAGTTGTGACTCAAGATGACCAGACCCTTACGATGACCATCACCAACACGCACACCCCACAAAGCACACAGGTTGATGTCACAAAAGTCTGGGTTGATGATGATGACTATGATGCACTTCGAGATGATGTAGTCATACGTCTTCTTGAAGATGGTGTCTTCAAGGGGAAAACCATCACCTTAACAAACGACACCCATTGGATGGGCTCATTTGAGAATCTGGATAAATTTAAACCCGGATCTGTAGGTGTTGAAGTTGTATATACCCTTGAAGAAGTGTCGCTTGATGGCTATGATTCAACCATCACCGGCACTCAACATGATGGATTTGTAGTCACAAACACACACAAACCTGAAGAAACCACCATCAGCGTCACAAAGACATGGGTTGATGATGATAATTATGATGCCTTGCGTGAAGCTGTTGAGATTACCCTCTATAAAGATGGTCAACCTACCGACCAAACACGGATCTTGTCAGAAGAAAATAATTGGACTGCATCCTTTGATCACCTTTACCTTTATGAACCCGGTGGTCAAATGCAACCGGTTGTATACACTGTTGTGGAAACCAGTGTTACAGGATATACCAATGATGTCACAAAAACTTCAAGTGACCAGTTTAATGTCACAAATACCCATACCCCTGACAAAACACAGGTGGTTGTTTCAAAAGTATGGGACGATGATGATGATTATGATGCACTGCGTGAAGCTGTTGAGATTACCCTCTATAAAGATGGTCAACCTACCGACCAAACACGGATCTTGTCAGAAGAAAACAATTGGACTGCATCCTTTGATGACCTTTACCTTTACAGGCCAGGTGGTCAACATGAACGCATTGAGTATACTGTCAAAGAAACGGATCTTGATGGTTATCTTTATGACATCACAGGATCCCATGATGATGGTTACAAAGTTACAAACGTTCACATGCCTGAAAAAACATCCGTCACCGTTTCCAAAACCTGGGTTGACGATGATGACTATGATGCCCTTCGACATGGAGTTGAAGTGACGTTGTATGCAGATGGTGAAGCGACGGGCGAAACACGCATCCTATCCCAAGAAACCAATTGGATGGCATCCTTCGATAACCTTTATCTTTATAGACCTGGTGGCAATCACGAACAAATCCTCTACACGGTAAACGAAACGGAGGTAGAAGGCTATACCAGTGAAATCACAGGGTCACAAGAAACAGGCTATGTCATCACCAATACCCATACCCCACTCAAAACATCCGTACCGGTATCAAAAGTGTGGGTTGATGAAGACAACAGAGATGCCCTTCGCCATGCAGTTGAAGTAACTTTATATGCAGATGGTGAAGCGACCCATCAAACACTTATCGTGTCAGATGAAAACAATTGGACCGTAACCTTTGATGATCTTTACCTTTACAAACCCGGAGGTAATCAAGAACTAATTTCTTATACCGTAGAAGAAACACAAATTGAAGGTTACAGTGCAGGTATTACAGGATCTCAAGAAGCAGGTTATGTCATAACAAACACGCACATTCCAGAAAAAACACAGGTATCTATTACGAAAGTGTGGGATGATGACGCTAACCGTGATAACTTACGTACTGCAGTGGAAATCACCCTTTTAATCGATGGCAAGGTAAGCGACCAAACCGTGATGCTTTCACAAGAAAACAACTGGACTGCATCCTTTGATGACCTTTACCTTTATAGACCCGGTGGCGATCACCAACGCTACCAATACACGGTGATTGAAACACCACTGGAAGGGTACACTTCAACAATTACGGGTTCTGTAGACCAAGGGTATGTGATTACCAATACACAT
- a CDS encoding 1-deoxy-D-xylulose-5-phosphate synthase, giving the protein MILETIQSPQDLKALSHSDLHTLVDEAREALIQKISHHGGHSGPNLGVVEMTVALHRVFDSPTDKLIFDVSHQTYVHKMLTGRAYSFLDVSQYDAVSGYTNPCESEHDLFTVGHTSTSLSLANGVAKARDLKGETYNVIALIGDGSLSGGLAYEGLNNIVELGSNTIVIVNDNDQSIAENHGGIYQNLRALRQSKGRAPNNFFKAMGFEYHYLDNGNDLDALLSLFESLKDCDHPVLCHIHTLKGKGLDFAEKNRESYHAGGPFDRETGAYVTLGQPQETYQSLITQALMAKMAHDPEVVVVNAGTPSILFNKTQREQIGKQFVDVGIAEGHAATMVAGLAKNGVKPIWAVFSTFMQRSYDSISHDIALNNLPATILVFGASINGMKDQSHLGIFDIPFLASIPNLIYLAPTNKEETFAMLEWSCDQNDHPVAIRVPVGEVVETNKQTNFDICHPYDVIEGDTVMVIGVGNFYALAQAIVKGLKEDHKINATLVNPKVLSGVPLSYLNNISPSHQIVVTLEDGVCDGGYGQRVSSALGHTSIKVFNYGLSAAFHDRYDVNTLLEDHGLSVSKISAKILDELKGSH; this is encoded by the coding sequence ATGATACTAGAAACAATACAGAGTCCTCAAGATTTAAAAGCTTTATCTCACAGTGATCTTCATACGCTTGTAGATGAAGCACGTGAAGCACTCATTCAAAAAATCAGCCACCATGGTGGACACAGTGGTCCCAACTTAGGTGTTGTGGAAATGACGGTTGCACTGCATCGTGTGTTTGATTCACCAACGGATAAACTCATTTTTGATGTATCGCATCAAACATATGTTCATAAAATGTTGACAGGAAGGGCCTATAGTTTTTTGGATGTCTCACAGTATGATGCAGTGAGTGGCTATACCAATCCGTGTGAAAGTGAGCATGATCTGTTTACTGTGGGTCATACTTCAACATCCTTGTCACTTGCAAATGGGGTTGCGAAAGCACGGGATCTTAAAGGGGAGACCTACAATGTTATTGCACTGATTGGTGATGGTTCCTTATCAGGTGGGTTAGCTTATGAAGGGTTAAACAATATTGTAGAGCTTGGTAGTAATACGATTGTCATCGTGAATGACAACGATCAATCCATTGCCGAAAACCATGGTGGGATCTATCAAAACTTAAGGGCTTTACGACAGTCAAAAGGCCGTGCACCGAATAATTTCTTCAAAGCAATGGGTTTTGAGTATCACTATCTTGATAATGGCAATGATTTAGATGCACTGTTGTCCCTGTTTGAATCACTGAAAGACTGTGATCATCCAGTTTTATGTCACATTCATACCCTTAAAGGAAAAGGGCTTGATTTCGCAGAAAAAAACCGCGAGTCATACCATGCAGGCGGTCCATTTGATCGTGAAACAGGCGCATATGTAACACTTGGTCAACCTCAAGAAACGTATCAATCACTGATTACTCAGGCACTGATGGCAAAAATGGCCCATGATCCAGAAGTGGTGGTTGTGAATGCAGGGACCCCTTCCATACTCTTCAATAAAACCCAACGCGAACAGATTGGGAAACAGTTTGTGGATGTGGGGATTGCGGAAGGTCATGCAGCAACCATGGTGGCGGGGTTAGCTAAAAATGGGGTAAAACCCATTTGGGCGGTGTTCTCAACCTTCATGCAACGCAGTTATGACTCAATATCTCATGATATTGCCCTGAATAATCTTCCCGCCACCATCCTTGTATTTGGTGCATCCATCAATGGGATGAAAGACCAAAGTCATTTGGGTATTTTTGATATCCCATTCTTAGCTTCAATTCCAAACCTAATCTACCTTGCCCCAACAAACAAGGAAGAAACCTTCGCCATGCTTGAATGGTCGTGTGATCAAAACGACCATCCAGTTGCGATTCGTGTTCCTGTGGGCGAGGTTGTTGAAACAAACAAGCAAACAAACTTTGATATATGCCATCCCTATGATGTGATCGAAGGGGATACCGTAATGGTTATCGGGGTTGGAAATTTCTATGCGCTTGCTCAGGCGATTGTTAAAGGGCTTAAAGAAGATCACAAGATCAATGCAACACTGGTCAATCCAAAGGTTCTATCGGGTGTTCCACTTTCCTATCTCAATAACATCAGCCCATCACATCAAATTGTTGTGACGTTGGAAGATGGGGTATGTGATGGTGGATATGGTCAGCGCGTATCAAGTGCATTGGGGCACACTTCCATCAAGGTTTTCAACTATGGGCTGAGTGCAGCGTTTCACGATCGTTATGATGTGA